A genomic segment from Conger conger chromosome 2, fConCon1.1, whole genome shotgun sequence encodes:
- the plk1 gene encoding serine/threonine-protein kinase PLK1: MSAGIAKAAKPSTHVDPKYVPLKEIPDILVDPRTMKRYMRGRFLGKGGFAKCYEITDMDTKEVFAGKVVPKTMLLKAHQKEKMSMEITIHKSLDNPHVVGFHGFFEDDDFVFVVLEICRRRSLLELHKRRKAVTEPEARYYMKQTIQGCQYLHNNRVIHRDLKLGNLFLNDEMDVKIGDFGLATKIEFDGERKKTLCGTPNYIAPEVLCKKGHSFEVDIWSLGCILYTLLVGKPPFETSCLKETYIRIKKNDYAIPRHISPVAAALIKKMLHADPTLRPTIGDLLTDEFFTSGYIPLRLPTTCLTVPPRFSIAPSSLDAGQRRPLTALNKGTESPIEKMGKVDPREEPQVRDGAESADCHLTDMLQQVNSVNASKPSERDVIRQEEAEDPACIPIFWISKWVDYSDKYGLGYQLCDNSVGVLFNDSTRLIMYDDGDSLQYIDKISVESYMSVRSYPSMLSKKITLLKYFRNYMSEHLLKAGANITPRDGDELARLPYLRNWFRTKSAIVLHLSNGTVQINFFQDHTKLILCPLMAAVTYIDEKREFRTYKMSMIEEFGCCKELASRLRYARTMLDKLLACKSNGAR; the protein is encoded by the exons ATGAGCGCAGGAATTGCAAAGGCGGCGAAGCCGTCGACACACGTTGATCCTAAATATGTACCTCTGAAAGAGATCCCTGATATTTTGGTGGATCCTCGAACCATGAAGAGGTACATGAGGGGCCGATTTCTTGGGAAAGGAGGATTTGCTAAATGTTACGAAATTACAGATATGGACACTAAAGAGGTTTTTGCTGGGAAAGTAGTCCCAAAAACTATGCTGCTCAAAGCTCACCAAAAGGAGAAAATGTCCATGGAAATCACTATTCACAAGAGCCTCGATAACCCACATGTCGTAGGATTCCACGGCTTTTTCGAAGATGATGACTTCGTTTTCGTAGTTTTGGAGATCTGCCGACGAAGG TCTCTCTTGGAGCTGCACAAGAGGAGGAAGGCCGTGACTGAGCCAGAGGCACGGTATTACATGAAGCAGACCATTCAGGGATGCCAGTATCTGCACAACAACAGAGTCATCCACAGGGATCTCAAACTGGGAAACCTCTTTCTGAATGATGAGATGGATGTTAAGATTG GTGACTTTGGGTTGGCTACGAAAATTGAGTTTGATGGTGAGAGGAAGAAGACGCTGTGTGGGACCCCGAACTACATCGCCCCGGAGGTGTTGTGCAAGAAGGGCCACAGCTTTGAGGTGGACATCTGGTCACTGGGATGCATCCT ATACACTTTGCTGGTGGGTAAGCCTCCCTTTGAGACCTCTTGCCTGAAGGAGACGTACATCCGAATCAAGAAAAATGACTACGCTATCCCACGG cacatcagcccagtggCCGCTGCCCTGATTAAGAAGATGCTGCATGCTGACCCTACCCTCCGGCCTACCATCGGCGACCTGTTGACGGACGAGTTTTTCACGTCTGGCTACATCCCCTTGCGCCTGCCCACCACCTGCCTCACGGTGCCCCCACGCTTCTCCATCGCGCCCAGCTCCCTGGATGCCGGGCAGCGCCGACCCCTGACCGCCCTCAACAAAG GAACCGAGAGTCCCATAGAGAAGATGGGCAAGGTGGACCCGAGGGAAGAACCCCAAGTCAG GGATGGAGCGGAGTCTGCGGATTGCCATTTGACTGACATGCTCCAGCAGGTCAACAGTGTTAATGCCAGCAAACCCTCAGAGAGAGATGTCATTCGGCAAG AGGAGGCTGAAGATCCTGCCTGCATTCCCATTTTCTGGATCAGCAAATGGGTGGACTACTCTGATAAATACGGCCTGG GATACCAGCTCTGTGACAACAGTGTGGGTGTTCTCTTCAACGACTCCACACGGCTCATCATGTACGACGACGGGGACAGCCTGCAGTACATTGACAAGATCTCTGTAGAGTCCTACATGAGTGTGCGATCCTACCCTTCCATGCTCTCCAAGAAG ATCACTCTGCTGAAATACTTCCGCAACTACATGAGCGAACACCTGCTGAAGGCCGGGGCCAACATCACCCCGCGGGATGGAGACGAGCTGGCCCGCCTGCCCTACCTTCGCAACTGGTTCCGCACCAAGAGCGCCATCGTGCTCCACCTCAGCAACGGCACTGTGCAGATCAACTTCTTCCAG GACCACACCAAACTGATCCTGTGTCCTCTCATGGCTGCGGTGACCTACATCGATGAGAAGAGGGAGTTCCGCACCTACAAAATGAGCATGATCGAGGAGTTTGGCTGCTGCAAGGAGCTGGCTAGTCGACTTCGCTACGCTCGCACAATGCTAGATAAACTGTTGGCTTGTAAATCTAATGGTGCTCGCTAG
- the rasd3 gene encoding RASD family member 3 — MSSLAVKEKTTVRLVFFGAAGVGKTALIQRFLHDRFEHTYKRTVEELHSREYDIEKAKIRIEIMDTSGSYSFPAMRKLCILNGDAFALVYSIDDRQSFEEVQRLREEILELKGGKFAPITVVGNKVDLENQRLLATGEIMPIVELDWNASFVEASAKSNENVMGVFKELLQQVNLPSHLSPALRRRRDTIPRDNVGVRKKPPMKKTNSCILS, encoded by the coding sequence ATGTCGTCTCTTGCAGTGAAGGAAAAGACCACAGTCCGTCTGGTGTTCTTCGGAGCGGCGGGGGTTGGCAAGACGGCATTGATCCAGAGATTTCTGCATGACAGGTTTGAACACACGTATAAACGTACTGTTGAAGAGCTGCACAGCAGGGAATACGACATTGAGAAAGCCAAAATCCGTATCGAGATTATGGACACAAGCGGCAGCTACTCCTTCCCGGCTATGAGAAAACTATGCATCCTTAACGGTGATGCTTTCGCCTTGGTCTACTCTATAGATGACCGACAGTCCTTCGAGGAGGTGCAGAGGCTGCGAGAAGAGATCCTAGAATTAAAGGGGGGAAAGTTCGCTCCTATCACAGTGGTGGGCAATAAAGTTGACCTGGAGAACCAGAGACTGCTGGCCACTGGCGAGATAATGCCAATTGTTGAGCTGGATTGGAACGCCAGCTTCGTTGAGGCGTCTGCAAAGAGCAACGAGAACGTAATGGGGGTGTTCAAGGAGCTATTGCAGCAGGTCAATCTGCCCAGCCACCTTAGCCCTGCACTGCGGAGACGGAGAGACACCATTCCAAGGGACAACGTCGGAGTCCGGAAAAAGCCACCGATGAAAAAAACCAATAGCTGCATTCTGTCGTAA